In Ptychodera flava strain L36383 chromosome 6, AS_Pfla_20210202, whole genome shotgun sequence, the sequence GTGTGCAGATTCTGAGTTTACGTCGAAGTTTGAGTTCAGTTGTACAAGGTATGCATAACTTACAGAGTCTTAATTTGAGCGGATGCTATAATTTGACAGACGTTGGGTTGGCACACGCTTTTGTGAGAGAAATGCCCAGCCTCACTGTGTTGAACTTGAGTCTCTGTAAACAGATCACGGACAGTAGTCTGGGACGCATTGCTCAGTACCTACGGAACTTACAGCATTTGGATCTGGGCGGCTGCTGTAATATAACGAACACTGGGCTTTTGCTCATAGCATGGGGGCTTACCAAACTGAACTACCTAAACCTTAGAAGTTGTCGACACATACTGGATTCGGGCATTGGACATCTTGCCGGCTTGACCAAGAGCGATGGCGAAGGGACGCTACTCTTGCAACATTTGGTGCTACAGGACTGTCAGAAACTAACCGACGTTGCGTTGTTAAACGCCGCGAGGGGACTCGTGAAGCTACAGAGCTTGAACTTGAGTTTCTGCGGCGGGATTACCGACTCTGGCATGGTACACTTGTCAAAAATGGCCAGTTTGAAAGAGCTAAACCTCAGAAGCTGTGACAATATAAGCGACATTGGCATCGCCCATTTAGCGGAGGGGGGCGCATATTTACGGACGCTGGATGTCAGTTTCTGCGATAAAGTCGGTGATGCATCGCTAAATCATATCGCACAGGGAATGCATAGTTTAACCAGTATAAGTCTGAGTTCGTGCTCGATCACTGATGATGGCATCGCTAGATTAGTGTCAACGCTACGTGATATGAAAACCCTAAACATTGGCCAGTGCAGTCGCATAACCGACGAAGGGCTTGGTCTGATTGCGACATATCTCAGAAAGCTGACTTGCATAGACCTTTACGGTTGTACCAAAATAACCACCGTGGGACTGGAGAAGATAATGCAACTGCCATGTCTGACCGTACTGAATCTTGGTCTGTGGCACAAAAGGTGAAGAGAACGCAGTTAACCCGGGAGCATAACACTAACAAGCCTGAACATACTGGACGGCGCCGTTTAGGAAACAGGACAGCGTGCTGGCAGCCAGAATGGACGATCTGGCGAGCctacatgcatacatatgcacaacaACTGATTCATATTCTCTCTTCACGGACAACTCAACCATCGTGCGAAGGCGACACAGACTTTTCTCCGCACATGTATGCTTTGGATAGCGTGGCATTGGGTCATTGTAATGCTCGCTGTGCGGGTAAATGCAAAGTAGAGAGACACACTGTTAGAATTTGAAAAGAGTGTGTCCGTTGAAAAGAAGTAATGGGTTTGAGGCACCTTCCATTCACTGCAACGGGATTCGAATTCTTTCATGCCTTGCATCACAACACACACTGATGGCAAAAACTGAAATCTGTTCAAAACAGCGAGTGAACATGTGTGGCAATTTGTTTGGGGTGAAGTTTAAAGTAAAACTGGGTAACGCGTAGTTTTTAGGTATGGGGTGATGAAGCACCACATGCATGGTAGCAAGCGTTTCGTCAGGAATTTAGGAACATTTGACtgtaatgtatgcaaatgagagacCTTGGACTCGCTTGCTATTCAATCATACATGCATATGCGTTTCTGTAGAGTGAAGACTGTTGAGCAAATACAAACGGTAGACTTGATGAACAAGTCCTGTTTCGGCCATAATTTCAAGTGTTAAATTTTTTTAACGATGTGATCACCCACGGCTGCCATTTTTTTGCAGTGACTGATATACGTGGCGCCTGAAGCTCGAATTGGACACCTCATTTTTCAATGTTGTTTTTCGTTGCCTCTGTGAATAACTGTCAGCATTGTAAATTGAGGTATGCCAAAAAGGAGTATACACAATATGGCTGGCAACGTGCTATCGTTGTTGCGGTAGCCTGCCACAGCGTCTCAATGTGTGTATACTATATACACACAGCCTCGGCGAACAAAACAGTAACACCAGCTGATATCTCTTAGTACCATGTGTTGCTAGATTTAGACGCAAAATGTGGCATTCACCGATTCATCAAGGACCATTGGTGCCTCCAACGAACagcaaatgtcatttttttttccgaCGGGAAATTTCTTGTCAGGCTCAAGTggatttgtataattttacgTAGTTTAATAagtgaaaattgccaaagtgaagccaaatttgaacattttaataATGAAAGTGAAAAAGACTCAGTATTTTTAACGAATCACAGAATTGTATGGACAAAGAAGAAACAAGGCTTTAAAGAAAATCGTGTACAGAATTTTTTTACTCAAAGCTAcctctgaaattttgtaaagatagctttttcatagtttttctgTGTATTTCAGGAAAAAATCATGTATcgaaatttttgtaattttatcatatttgtttcCCCCTGTTTGTGATATTGTGACATACTTGAAGgggagaaagaaaaagaaaaaagtgataATACTCAGTGCTTGACTGTACGTGTGTTATTCCTCTTAGCTCAGTCGCATCATGTTGGGGTTCGGAGCTGTTTTGCTTATCGAGGTTCATGTTTCACCGCTGTATTTCAATCAACATGGATCAGGTTACAGAGGCTGGGTTTTGCCTTTCTGGTGCCAGTCCTCTGTATGAAGAAACACCGCTAATATACGCACAGATATTGTGGCGTAGCTTGCGAGTGCTTCGGTTGATATTAAAAGACACGCGCGATGGGAAATAGCTCGTCACCGTTTTCCGCCTCTCAAGCTTTCTTCCGGGACTTTGTTTCGTAATTTTAACCAGTCTTTCTAATTTTATTGTCTGGCGTGAGAAAAACTGCTATTTTCGTATAGTCTCACGCAAGAATTGGCGTTCAAACTGGCGGCGGACGtacgaaacaaaaaaaaaactgcacTGCGTAGATTGCTAGTCTGCCGAAACACTAAAACTGCAGAAAAATGCTGTAGTTCTGAGGGTTAAAATGTAAGGCTGAAGTCGGAAAAAAATGACGACAAGAGCTCGATGTGAAAATCGAGATGGCTTATACCCCTgctgtttcagtgttcattgacTTCAGCTTTCGTTGGCAACAAGCCAAGAAAGTTCTAAAATCCATCCAGTACATTTTGAGCAGACGATttccattttgcatttttttttctaaatcgcCATGCATGTCTACCAACAGAGCCACAGGAGATAGAGGAATGTTCCGCCTGGGTTGCAAATTACCTAGGTATTCTTCTCAGGTCACCCAGATTTTTAATTATTGATCGTACTTCATTACTTATTCACGTGGTTACGCTGTGTTTTTGACTCGCCGACACATATACCTTGGTCCCCCGTGCGCTCCTTTCAAACACTACCATGTATCAACAAAACCCCCGTGGTTCTGTTCCCTTCATACAGTAGTCTTGGCTCTCCCAGACATCTCTGAGCGAATGAACTGGAAAAAAAGAACGTCACAGCTGCTCGGATGGCCCCCTATTCTTTTTGACATTCTGCATATTTCACTTTGGATGAAGACGAGCGTCTAGGAGTACGGGAGATCAGTTTACATGGAGTTCTGTAGTGTAGCTGTGTTTGTCAAGAGACGCTGTCCATAAAAATGCCACACATAAATAAAGAGCATACATCATACTCCGATACCAGGAATTCAACTCCAACTAAAGAACAGTTATTTTCCCCTTGTGGTGACAAAGACTAGTCGAACTATGCCAGATGTGCCGAGAGAGAGTTTTTCCCTTAAATTCGGAAGTTCGTCCTTTACCCTGGCCATATTACGATTGTTCCATTCGATTTTTTACGAAGAGAGCGGACATGTTACTTTCTGGGCCAGAATTCTTGGCTTACTCTGATGCTGCGAGGTTGTTTAATGTTTGTTACAGACTTGAAAAATTCAGACAGGGTTGCGTGGCAGTTGTGGACTGTAGCAGCGGGAGGCAGCCGTGTCTGCGTGGTTTAATATATGAGTTGCCCCAGGGCCGCCTGGCTTCTATTTCAGCACGGAGCTAAGGAAATTGGCTATACCCGGCCTTTCAGTATTGAGTATTGCTAAAGCGAGGCAGTACTCAGTCACGCTGCAGGGCTTTTTTTTAGAACTAATGTTCACAAGGTAACTTCTTTTTTCACTCTCTCCGATTACTATTTATGCCCCTCGATGATGGCACCCTGTAGATCATTGGTTGTCACGGTGATCGGGCATGGGAAGATGTCTCCCCAACCTCCGAGCTGTCAGCAAGCTCGACGATGTAAAATGGCATCGTTCACTGTACTCTCGACGGGATCCTTTTTAcatcatttcaatattatagAAGTATTGCCTTATAACTATGGTCTGATGTCCGTTTCACTGACAACAGCAACATAGCGACTTCTAGTACGCACGCGCTTTGTCTTTGCGGAAGGTATAGTTTGCACGTTTCACAAAGATTTGTTTGTGGTGTAACTTTTGAGCAAGAGTTCCTCGCCGTTTATTGTTTTAGACTGGTATTTGACGCTTATAATTGTCATGTCTAGGCACAAACTAGTGACTGTTACAAGTCAATAATATTTGGCGCTTGtaatagaaatattttggtaGCTCATGTAAGCGTTATGAGGCAGCCTATCGGGTCAGCGCTGCATAACTGGTTGACACGATATTGTAGGCCACGAGGTTACTGGGAAAACCTAACTTTGCGCAATTTTGGTCCCCCTCGCAGAGAAACTGTTTTCTAAGAGAAATGAAAGAATTGAGCAAAACTTCGGCCGATACTCGATCACGGGTTGCCCCGTTACCTGCGGCCAGGCCAGTCTGTTACCTGTGACAAAAATGAGGATACTCGACCACATGCTGCAGGGTTTGTATGGTATCGAGCGATAGCCTACATGACGGTGTTGCTgagtttgaaatgaatttgaaaTGAACAATAAAGCCTTTGGTTTCGCCAGTCATTTGCTTCATTAAATATTACTTGCAAAAATCTTGTTATAACAAGATCGCAAGTTTGAGACAAACACATAGCACGCGTGCTTTGAGCATGATGCGGAGCCAAATATTTCTGTTGTAAGTAAGGATGATGAGCCAATTTACTCGACATCCCATTCGGGTGTTGTTGCTATGGTAACGTCGAATCATTCAACTTCGATGTGGCCTGTTCGATCTAACTATCACAGTCCGTCGCTTTGTTCGAAGACGGGTCATTGTGGCTTCTCAAACGACATAGCATCACGCTCGTCGGAGTTTGCTAAAGAAGAGAGGAGCACGTGCCTGAATGTGGCTGAAATGAATCGAGACAGAGATAGTGCTGCACAGTCTATCCCCACCCACCTTCTTTTATACGGTGTCTTGCTTATTGCAACAAGTAACTTTAGGCGCACTCTGTCGGACGTCCTGTCAAGTTCATTTCAGCAAAGCATAGGGACCTCGCAGGAGCAATCTGCGCGGCATAATGTTTGAACAAGTTGGAAAACAATGCTATTCAATGTCTCATTTAACGACGACAATACTCTGCTGAAGGGTCACCAACCATTGGATCTCTACATCCTGTACATCCTGTACAACTTGGAGAAAAGCACGGTTGAACTCGTAAAACCCGTGATATACGAGGTCCACGACAGTCTTTAACCCAAGCACTGGCAAGACAACTTGACACCAAGGATGACGGCTGCatggttgccatggtttcaGGTTCCGATGTAAAAGTCCCACGTGACACGTGATTCAGTCTTTATCCTATACTGAATACACGCAGTGTACTCGGCCTCAGAGTTGAAAGTTACATCCGGCCACACCTCCAAGTTGAAAAGGCTAGCACGTGACCTCCGGTAGCTATTTAAATATGACCTCGCATAATTCGATAGAAGTTGGCTAACCTCCACAAAAACtttctggtaatttttttttcttcaaacatTCAGAATAATATCCTGAAGTTATGACTGACTATTACACGGTAACACCCGAGTTTCAAAAGGTCAGGTCTGCAAAGGTGCCGGCTTGAACTCTGCATCGTGCGACTGCATTCTCTACCCCTGGGTTACAGGTCTGAAAAACCATAAAATTCTGCGCACAAGCTAAAGGGTTTAATCGTTGCCTTAGGTTAAAATTCAAACTCAACCAAAAAATTTAGAGCGTTTGTTGCCAGACCAATGGCAGTTCATATACAGCCAGACTTTGTGTAAAGTGTCGCTCTCATGTTGTCTCCGGGATTCAAATTTagtgaaaactgtgtaaaaGTTCGGTGTCGTACAGGCTGTGAAATCGGAGCACTGTCCCCGGCGAACTGCAGCCTTCTCAGCAAACCCGATGACGTTATACAGAAGCTCCAAAATTAGCATGCGTCGCCGTCGGACTGTCTTGCAATTTTAAATCGATTCCCTCGAAGGATAGATTATTATATATGATTAAACTTGTCTTGTTCCTGACTCTATAACCGACCGGGAAACAAATTGGCCATCCCCGTCACGTGATGATGCACCAAAGGTTTAATTTGTCAGAGTATGCGTTCAGGTTAAGATTTGGCGCTGTGTCGACAATTTTTCTAACGACTGATTGGTACAATACTGCTGGTGTAAAATTATCTCGTTCGTAGTGATTTACCTTATCCATGTACTGGAAAAAGATAATAACTACGACTGTGGAAGTGATTTATAATTCGACCGTCCAAAGTGCATGAAGTGTATTTGATTGAATACACAGTCCATGATGGAGTTTAAACACCGGCCTGATATACATGCACTCTGTCCGTCTATTTCGTGCATTTTCTTTCTTCAATTCCCAAGTACTCCTGTACCGTGAATAGAACAATTATTGTAGAAAGGAACACCTAGATTTAGGGACAGACCATTGGATTTTTTAGAGAGATGGCCAGAGACTGCCAACAAGCACAATTGATTTTTCGtttcaaattttgacagaatTTGGCATGGCATGTCATTTACTTTTTCCGCACGTTTCTCGGCCAACCTTCCTGCGAGCATTTTTTCTAAATATTCAGATTCACCAACTATGCAATTTTTTAGCAATTTTCGCTGTGCAGAATTTTTTCTACTTTGACCACCCCTACCAAAACGTATGGTCGATCCCTTAGGACGCGTGTACTGATGACAAAACCAATGTTGCGTGGAAGGTTTTACTAGTCAACATATGTGTGTTAATCATGTAGGTGGCTATAGTGAGATTTATCTCTCCGAATCCTAATTAACTTTGATAAACAACAAATCTTGGTATGGCCGAAAGTGGTAAACAAATTCCTCGGATTTCACTCGAGCGTAAGATTTGATATGGCATATCTGAGCCAGTTCTGGAATTATTTACGAAACACGGCAGGAAGTGGGTCGCTAAAAGTGTTGAGGTTTGTCAGTGTatgtctgagagagagagagagagagagagagagagagagagagagatgcatgTTATGGCGCGTGCGCTAAACCGTTGTTTTGCTGTCACAGTACGAAGTAAGACATCACATTCTGTCTGAAATTGTTTTGAGCTCAAGTAGCTGTCATCTTTGCTTAACTTCACCTTTATTCAAGGGTCTGGTGATGGCGAATCGTCGCACAAAAGACATTTACACAAGGTCAGCCAAGTACAACTCACCATCTTGGCTATCGCTTTGAAAAGCTCAAGTATCTCTTCGAGTGCTATGAAGTAGTGTAAAGCACAGCAAAATAGCGCACCGTTGAGCTCAGATAATAGACGCCCATCAAAGCACTGGACtttctgacaaagaaaagtAATTTTGTCTTATTAATAAGGCTGGCAGGTACAAATAATTCGTCTCGTCTTTTATCGCGTTAATTTGGTATATGGCGCTGCGAGAGAAGGAAGCATTATGAAAGCTGACATGGTGAAGCCGGTTACCAATCACGCTGCAACCGATGGTTAGCATTATCTCAGAAAGGACGACCTAGTGGTATTGCAAGCCCGAAGTTCttttcacatgataaattgtattttgaaagtcaacaacaaactcCAGAAACATTTACTGAGTACGACACGTAGTGTCGCATAAACCGTTGCTTTACCGCAAGCCGAGGTTTACTGACTAATAGTGCAACATTAGGGATGGACCCTTTGTGGAGAGGGTGGTCAAATTTTTCTAAGAAATCTGCAGCGCAAATACTGCTCATTTAACAGTCAGGTTATTTTGTTAATATCTCACGAAGGTTGGCCATtataaactttgaaaagtatGTAACTCTATTTTGGAGGGTAATTGTATGCATATTGCGCAAAATGAGCTAAAGATAGTCTGtaagaattttgaatttctccCCGGCTACCAATATTATCTCTGCTTCCTATTCTGTACAAAGCGGAGCTTAAGTATTCACATGTACTGATGACAACTACTCCGTCACATTTTGATTAAGAGTTTATGAACTTCTCAATAGCAcaacattgacaaaaataatggaAATTCTTGTTATTTGATGTTCTCGGGTTTCACACCACTAAATAGTCTGGATTCATCTACGGTCAAGAGTGGTATATAGTGCCTATAATAACAGATGCACAGTTGGTAGCATGTATATTTGAAGAGTACAAAGCGTAAAGTAAATTCCTTTTGATTGGGATTTTTCATAACCGTAATGATGTTTTGTTTGCTGTATCAGTTGGGGCAATGTCagggagccttcagttattATGAGGGGTGGGCTGAAGGAATTGGAGAGgatcacattttacaaacttagcttgggggagggtcacatttcaCATGTGAAAGGTCTGAATGACTtgtgtaagggactggacagaaattacgaGGGGGGAGACcggtgttgttgttttttgcgGGGGTCGcaatttttcgcgcaagcagtTTTCACACGTCTTTTTGGGAGGATCAGTATTTTTTTGCGAACGTATTTACACTGTAAAGCCAATAtatggctgatatagtgcttcgtctaaaaatatcaaatcatatacATTGAAGTCGATTGGGCGAACTATTAATACTTTTCCCCTACATAACAAGTTATATCAGtacttttatatatgtttggtaattcatgataatgtactttgcttgaagtgggagaTAAAAAGCGCATTTATGTACCAAAAAAATcgatttttggttttttatcgaaaatgttgattccactatacatggtagtctatgagaaactcagaacaattttttttcaatacaaaacgaGCAATATTTGTCCATCTATAGGCGTTTGATAATCTATATAAACGTACTTGACTAGAATAGAATGATTACAAGTGCATTTAATCCACTATACATAGTAGTGTATGAGAaaattatgaacaatatttttacaatataaaactggcaatatctgtgcatttcaataattgatataaatgtacttgattagaacaGGATGGTAATGGTCCTGTATATCAACTGCAGTGTCTGGTTCAAATCCTTGAGGCATAATGAAATGCCCAGTATTTAGCTTATCAACACATCATATATTtatacagtcagcattgttatatatataattgttgAAAATCGAATTAAAGTCAcgactagaattcattcatcaaaaataacaatacaCCTGTATGGGGTTTGTTGACAAACAGAATACTTGACATACTAACATGCTACAGGGAGATGGACAGGAAACAGCATTTGATACACAAGACAAGATAAATAAAAGTATGATCGAACGTTGCAGCAAATGTCCCTTTTATCTTCACTGTAATAAACAAAGTCAGCAGTTCTATCAAGGTTACACAtacatttcaaacttttgagttttgaAGGGGGCTCACATTTTAGAATGGGGCATCAGgtggagggtcacattttacatgattAACCACCCTCAATTTCCTCCGGCCCACCCCCTCATAATAATTGAAGGCTTTCCCCTTAATAGGCACTTTTCAAGCTGCGGATTAAAGTTTCCAGGGGTCTAGTGTCATACCACCGGTTTCATCAAGGACTCTTTGCcagatgaaattttcactcatGTCGTACAATGGAAAAAGCTCACTGGCCCCTCAATCGACGGAAAGAGAGCGATTGAGGCAAGCACGGTGTTTTTTTTAGAAATAGCCATTGATTAATCTGGTAACCTCTGACTGTCCGGACCCTGACGCACCGAGAGACATGGGTCACTGCTTGGTATGCACCCCCTTAAAAATCGATCGGTCACTTCAAGAACTTGACAGCTCTGTATTTGAGCGATACATATTTGATTCGCCCTGTTCTCTTTTTTGGCACGTGTTCACTTTCTGGCATCCCAGGGGACCTCGAGTTTGTTTTAACCCAGGCTAAAACGGGCTTGTATATTGAAAATGCGAATGGGAGggcgaaagttgaaaatgtatgtCTGAATCTCGGCGTGGATTATGCTCCCTAGGCCGAGGCTTGACCAAGGACTTTCAAAGCTATCATATAACTGCAATCACTGTATTTTCTCCGTACTGATTCTGTCACTATAGTGCATGTTACTTCTTTCACAAGAAGCCCACACGACACTATAAAGCAGCTAAGGATCTACCACTCCATCTTTTGAGGTGGGTACTGAGAAATGAAAAAAGTCTGCGGCACAAATATTGCCCTAAAATGCAGCCTGTTTATCTTTTTTAAACTCAAAATGTCGACCCACGTCGAACTTGTTGAAATTCCGAACACTTCCTATGAGGTCGAATGGTCAGTCCTTAAAAACCATTGGCATAAAAGCGCGCATAGTTGTCTGAACGACGGAGATAGAACATCCATTGGTAACCACAACAACGGTTTGGCATGGTAGTCAAATTAATGTGCTTGACATGTCACAGCTTGGAAACCGTTTTATTCAACGTGAAGAGGGTGTCCTCCTTTTCCTTGTCATAGGCGATGTCCAGCTTTTATATCAATGATCCCAAGCAACTGTTTTCAACAAACACGGTAGTCTTTAGCGCTTCGTAGATGAGACAGTTTACCACTCATAGCTCAGACAGGACCAAAATTAATCGAAGATGCGTTCTCATGTAAACGCTCATTGTCTGTTTTGTGTTATAtatgttgagagagagagagagagagagagagagagagagggagggagactTCGAATAGCATGGTTTCAAGCAACAACCAATTATGCATATTTTGAATGCTGACATGGACGGCGCCAATTTTGCTACTAAATTTGACGACATGTCAAACTTACCGCTGTGGTATCCCTATAAAGCGATAATTCTCCCGCGGCGGAACGCGATGACAGTGTCGCCCCCTGTACCCGCCAAGTGAGTGGGCGAACAGCTGTGCTTCACCAAGAACAAAAGTAAGGGATCATGCGCTTCATGTAATAACGCAATATTCTCAAGCCGGGATTTAAAACTCTTCCCGCCGTTACCTTGCCCGTAATATTTAAATGACACCATTCGCAATCGTTACCATGGCGACATTGTTTCCAATCCAATAATTTTTAATTGTGTCACGGTTGACTTCACAGAAGTGAATGGAAGTTAAACTTTCAGGGTATGATGTCCGTTCTCATTCATTGTATTCCTGACATATTTCATATTCCCTTAATACGCTACTACTCATCCATCGCGCTGTCAAATGTCCACAGTTATCTATCGTCTATGCTAATTTATCCTCTACTAATCCATATCGAAACCCCTCAGCGGGAGATTAGGATCTTGACATTACTCGTTCTCATTTGTGCTTCACGGGTCGCTGTTTCCCCATAGTTTTTTAATTTTCGTCTAGTCGGTACTGTAAGTTACTTGATAACTCATCCTGTCCCTATTTCCCTCCAGTTTTTTGTCTTCAGTAATCTCTGTGTGTGTACATCGACTTCTTTCGGTTCCTGTCACCCTAGAACTCGTGccgttgtatgtatgtatgtatgtatgtatgtatgtatgtatgtatgtatgtatgtatgtatgtatgtatgtatgtatgtatgtatgtatgtatgtatgtctatgttgtatgtacgtatgtatgtatgtatgtatgtatgtacgcatgcatgcatgcatgcatgcatgcatatttgTAAACCACAGCTCTGTCGACCAAGTAGGTTATCTGGACTCAAATCTTTTTGCagcttttgaaaacattttacccATTTCAAGAAAACCCGGTCTCAATGACCTAGACTGTATCATGATTTACGCACTACATTTATTTAATCAGGAATTGATCCTCATTTGGAAAcgaaaacataaaattgagttttgccagagAAACATAAGTGCCTTCTTTCATCAGTATGTACCTTCGTTGATATCTTACATTGCGTTTCTGATTTCGATTGCCGCAGAACGTCTTCCATCAAGCCGGAGTGTTTCCGGCTGTGCTGACGAGAAGAAAATTATCGTACCTCTTAACGCCAATGACTATTAAAGGTTAGGCCCATGAAAATACCATGACAACGAAGCGGTCGTTAACGGGGCTTCTCTCCGAAATTGCGAGAACGTATCGGTCCCACGAGACGCTACCCTACTGTAGCGCCCTACCCTCATGGGGAACTTTTTATGTAACAAACAGGAGTAGTTGTGCCATACATGTGTCGGGTGACGAAGAACGTCTGCAGGTGAATTGTACCcatttatcaaaaaatcaacTATCACACTGATTGTATGAAAGATACCCGCAGCAAAGAAGAAGTTGCCAAGATGAGCGAACGCATTTATCTGGTTATTATCTTTTCACAGTCTCGTTGAAAGGCGGCAAAAAGTCAAAACCtaaattttttgaaatacaGCCGTGCAGTTCAGAGGCCGGTTTCACATCTACACATTTTGTCGTGAAAGTCATTTTAATACAGAAATTtgtgtaataaaatataatgGTGCAATATTTTATAGGGAAATCaccacacacgcacacacacaaacccacacacacacacatacacacatgtgtGTGTTTTGATGGAGACGATGCTTACGTGTCTTGATTTCACAATTGCGTTTTTttccattaaaataaaataattaacacTGATACGCGACACCTGAAAACATATTGGTACACTGACGTGTTCTTTCTTGGCGccgtttttgtatttttgattaTGGTTTAATCCCATggcgaaaaaaattgaattagtTCCACTTTATCATTAAAGAAAACTTGGAATGTCCATATTATTCGTAGAACTTCATCGA encodes:
- the LOC139135680 gene encoding F-box/LRR-repeat protein 14-like, which translates into the protein MPGELDISCLFPEILAMIFSYLDVQDKGRAAQVCRKWKDAAYHRSVWKGVEAKLHLRRANPSLFPSLVNRGIRRVQILSLRRSLSSVVQGMHNLQSLNLSGCYNLTDVGLAHAFVREMPSLTVLNLSLCKQITDSSLGRIAQYLRNLQHLDLGGCCNITNTGLLLIAWGLTKLNYLNLRSCRHILDSGIGHLAGLTKSDGEGTLLLQHLVLQDCQKLTDVALLNAARGLVKLQSLNLSFCGGITDSGMVHLSKMASLKELNLRSCDNISDIGIAHLAEGGAYLRTLDVSFCDKVGDASLNHIAQGMHSLTSISLSSCSITDDGIARLVSTLRDMKTLNIGQCSRITDEGLGLIATYLRKLTCIDLYGCTKITTVGLEKIMQLPCLTVLNLGLWHKR